A stretch of Myxococcus hansupus DNA encodes these proteins:
- a CDS encoding VWA domain-containing protein — translation MTFSLPQAWVLLLPLGLFLWKYGRRPGPPMWLRAALLVLTVGALSGPELRLADAGSDVVVVVDRSASMPRDVDRTAQELITLLEAQRRPGDRVGVITFGREARVEKPLSHSGGFGGFTRPVDVEASDVSTALDAAGALIPDERMGRVLVLSDGRATGVDARGAARRLAARGLAVDWRHVARPEPPLDVAVVSVDVPAAVSIREPFQFSAVVHASASVTGTVRLERNGRVLLQGPFDFQPGPNVLPLRDLVDEPGLIRYQLSVAAPGDGVVENDRGVAVLRVEGPPRVLLLTNQSRGTLAKALTDAGLLLDVRAPFRLTLDDLDGVGSVVLENVDANALGEPGLNALAAYVEEAGGGLVMTGGRGSFGEGGYRRSPVEPLLPVSLEMREEQRRASLALSVLMDASCSMGVTVPDGRTKMELAAEGVVAALTLLNPKDEASVHMVDTAVHEIFPLSPVEKGLPLDAVARGFSGGGGIYVGEALRAGRGEILRSEKHTRHVLLFSDAADSEEPEDYENTLSTLRAKNVTVSVIGLGQPTDADAELLRDVARRGGGRVYFAEDAMSLPRIFSQETLTVARATFVDEPASVEGAPDLPLLGRLSPEGLPQVGGYNLTYLRPQANVALRTLDANGAPILAMWPRGAGRTVAFTAEVDGPYTGELRTWSSLQAALEGMVRWSLAGSTPVGESVVRTERRGHMLRVTLDLPPGDPLPGAAPTLVLLPGDGRTAPVERPMRWEDEDRLVAEYPLEGSGTWHPVVRLGSKVLRAPPVTLPYAPEFEPGSAKEGRALLRALAAVGGGVERLSMTGLFMDAPESLGRVPLAPWLVALALAVLLAEVAVRRFLSAPRLRAARPARASERPVTPNVEAPRPPATAAPSAPQGTQAAERPAQAQEAEKKPAEGGGMDSALDAARARARRRMDR, via the coding sequence ATGACCTTCTCCCTTCCCCAGGCGTGGGTGCTGCTCCTGCCGTTGGGCCTCTTCCTCTGGAAGTATGGCCGGCGTCCCGGTCCGCCCATGTGGCTGCGCGCCGCGCTGCTGGTGCTCACCGTGGGCGCACTCTCCGGTCCCGAATTGCGACTGGCGGACGCGGGCAGTGACGTGGTCGTGGTGGTGGACCGTTCCGCATCCATGCCTCGCGACGTGGACCGCACGGCCCAGGAGCTCATCACCTTGCTGGAAGCCCAGCGCCGTCCGGGTGACCGGGTGGGCGTCATCACCTTCGGCAGGGAAGCGCGTGTCGAGAAGCCACTCTCCCACAGCGGCGGTTTCGGCGGCTTCACCCGTCCCGTGGATGTCGAGGCCTCCGATGTGTCCACGGCACTCGATGCCGCGGGCGCGCTCATCCCCGACGAGCGCATGGGCCGTGTGCTCGTGCTGTCCGATGGTCGCGCCACCGGCGTGGATGCTCGCGGCGCGGCGCGGCGTCTCGCGGCCCGAGGGCTCGCCGTGGACTGGCGGCACGTCGCGCGTCCCGAACCGCCACTCGATGTCGCCGTCGTTTCCGTGGACGTGCCCGCCGCGGTCTCCATTCGCGAGCCCTTCCAGTTCTCCGCCGTGGTGCATGCCAGCGCATCGGTGACCGGCACCGTTCGCCTGGAGCGCAACGGCCGCGTCCTGCTCCAGGGGCCCTTCGACTTCCAGCCCGGTCCCAACGTGCTCCCCCTGCGCGACCTGGTCGATGAGCCCGGCCTCATCCGCTACCAGCTCTCCGTGGCCGCCCCTGGCGACGGCGTGGTGGAGAACGACCGAGGCGTCGCGGTGCTGCGCGTGGAAGGTCCGCCGCGCGTGCTGCTGCTCACGAACCAATCCCGAGGCACGCTCGCGAAGGCACTGACGGACGCGGGCTTGCTGCTCGATGTCCGTGCGCCCTTCCGCCTCACGCTGGATGACCTGGATGGCGTGGGCTCCGTGGTGCTGGAGAACGTGGACGCCAATGCGCTCGGCGAACCGGGGCTCAATGCCCTGGCGGCCTACGTCGAGGAGGCCGGAGGCGGGCTGGTGATGACGGGCGGTCGCGGCAGCTTCGGCGAGGGCGGTTACCGTCGCTCGCCCGTGGAGCCGCTGCTGCCCGTGTCCCTGGAGATGCGCGAGGAGCAACGCCGCGCCTCGCTGGCCCTCAGCGTGTTGATGGATGCGTCGTGCTCCATGGGCGTCACTGTCCCGGATGGACGCACGAAGATGGAGCTGGCCGCTGAAGGCGTCGTGGCCGCGCTGACGCTGCTGAACCCCAAGGACGAAGCCTCCGTGCACATGGTGGACACGGCGGTCCATGAAATCTTCCCGCTCAGTCCGGTGGAGAAGGGGCTGCCGCTCGACGCTGTCGCGCGGGGCTTCAGCGGAGGTGGTGGCATCTACGTTGGCGAAGCCCTCCGCGCTGGGCGCGGTGAAATCCTTCGCAGCGAGAAGCACACGCGGCACGTCCTCCTGTTCTCCGACGCCGCGGACTCCGAGGAGCCCGAGGACTACGAGAACACGCTGTCCACCCTGCGCGCGAAGAACGTGACGGTGTCCGTCATCGGGCTCGGCCAGCCCACGGACGCGGATGCGGAGCTGCTGCGCGACGTGGCCCGACGAGGCGGCGGGCGCGTGTACTTCGCGGAGGACGCGATGAGCCTGCCGCGCATCTTCAGCCAGGAGACGCTCACCGTGGCCCGCGCCACTTTCGTGGACGAGCCTGCGTCGGTGGAGGGCGCGCCCGACTTGCCGTTGCTCGGCCGACTGTCCCCGGAAGGATTGCCGCAGGTGGGCGGCTACAACCTCACGTACCTCCGACCCCAGGCCAACGTGGCGCTGCGCACCCTCGACGCGAACGGAGCGCCCATCCTCGCGATGTGGCCCCGGGGCGCGGGCCGCACGGTGGCGTTCACCGCCGAGGTGGATGGCCCGTATACCGGTGAGCTGCGCACCTGGAGTTCCCTGCAAGCGGCCTTGGAGGGGATGGTGCGCTGGTCCCTGGCGGGGTCGACGCCTGTCGGTGAGTCGGTGGTGCGCACCGAGCGGCGAGGCCACATGCTGCGGGTGACGCTGGACCTGCCTCCCGGAGATCCGCTCCCCGGCGCGGCGCCGACGCTGGTGTTGCTGCCCGGAGATGGCCGCACCGCGCCCGTGGAGCGGCCCATGCGATGGGAGGACGAGGACCGGCTCGTCGCTGAGTACCCGTTGGAAGGCAGCGGTACGTGGCACCCGGTGGTGCGGCTGGGGTCGAAGGTGTTGCGGGCCCCGCCCGTCACGCTGCCCTATGCGCCGGAGTTCGAGCCCGGCTCCGCGAAGGAAGGGCGGGCGTTGCTGCGCGCGCTCGCGGCCGTGGGGGGCGGCGTGGAGCGCCTGTCCATGACGGGCCTCTTCATGGATGCTCCCGAGTCCTTGGGCCGGGTGCCCCTGGCCCCGTGGCTGGTGGCGCTGGCCCTGGCGGTGCTCCTGGCGGAGGTGGCCGTGCGGCGCTTCCTCTCTGCGCCCAGGTTGCGAGCCGCTCGCCCCGCCCGCGCCAGCGAGCGGCCCGTGACGCCGAACGTGGAGGCGCCGAGGCCTCCCGCGACGGCGGCGCCCTCCGCGCCACAAGGCACACAGGCCGCCGAGCGCCCTGCTCAGGCACAGGAAGCGGAGAAGAAGCCCGCCGAGGGCGGCGGCATGGACTCAGCGCTGGATGCCGCGCGTGCCCGTGCCCGTCGCCGGATGGACCGTTGA
- a CDS encoding vWA domain-containing protein, producing MSFGFPWGLLALGALVPLVAAYFLRRRQKPVVVSALFLWRRPSPRAEAGPRWERFTREASLLLEVLAVVAAALFLADVRWGDAARARHLVLVVDGSLSMSARGPDGVTVLEQVRREAAKRVESEAATRVTVLASGGAPRMLAGPEAEPSRALAALESFQALGADHDPMPTLIWAQELAGAERRVAFFTDVPPENEALVPASVRWTALGTARPNVALVSAQRRDEGSVATVTLRVAGFGDGLEDVEVRVRALPGPGAKEGTEKVERVRLPEEGTATLRLTFQGAGDVEVSLPDDALLEDGRVRLPPAPARPVAVVLAEGLGRTEQAALARFLAVSPEVAHGVGSSGAELLLGPPGTDARVTVGAGGKPRTFLGPFFSEKGHPLLDDVQLSGVRWTAGDNPPGKPLVSAGDAVLVSEEEGGRIHLNVDLSRSNVQRVSAWPVLLSNVIRQARRAREGFPRQQVLLGEPLPVVTLAGARYTLVGPGTRRPVFGAGEVSLSAPSEPGTYVLERDGDAVGAAQVLSLDARESDLRGRGSVDLPAREAGTDDAPSDGAGRARWPLVLLLAALVADFYLTRREPASTAAANTGGR from the coding sequence GTGAGCTTCGGGTTCCCGTGGGGATTGTTGGCGTTGGGGGCGCTGGTGCCCCTGGTGGCGGCCTATTTCCTGCGGCGCCGGCAGAAGCCGGTGGTGGTGAGCGCGTTGTTCCTGTGGCGCCGGCCGAGCCCTCGCGCGGAGGCGGGGCCCCGGTGGGAGCGCTTCACGCGTGAGGCTTCGTTGCTGCTGGAGGTGTTGGCGGTGGTGGCCGCCGCGCTCTTCCTCGCGGACGTTCGCTGGGGCGATGCGGCGCGCGCACGGCATCTGGTGTTGGTGGTGGATGGCAGCCTGTCCATGTCCGCGCGAGGGCCGGACGGCGTGACGGTGTTGGAGCAGGTGCGGCGTGAAGCGGCGAAGCGCGTGGAGTCGGAGGCCGCCACGCGGGTGACGGTGCTGGCCAGTGGTGGGGCGCCTCGCATGCTCGCGGGGCCGGAGGCGGAGCCTTCCCGGGCGCTGGCGGCGTTGGAGTCGTTCCAGGCGCTGGGCGCGGACCATGACCCGATGCCCACGCTTATCTGGGCGCAGGAGCTGGCGGGGGCGGAGCGCCGCGTGGCCTTCTTCACGGACGTGCCGCCGGAGAATGAAGCGCTGGTGCCCGCGTCGGTGCGGTGGACGGCGCTCGGGACGGCGCGGCCGAACGTGGCGCTCGTCTCCGCGCAGCGGCGGGACGAGGGCTCGGTGGCGACGGTGACGCTTCGGGTGGCGGGCTTTGGTGACGGGCTGGAGGACGTGGAGGTCCGCGTCCGGGCGTTGCCGGGTCCCGGCGCGAAGGAGGGCACCGAGAAGGTGGAGCGGGTGCGCCTTCCCGAGGAGGGCACCGCGACGCTCCGGCTCACCTTCCAGGGCGCGGGGGACGTGGAGGTGTCGCTGCCCGACGACGCGCTGCTGGAGGATGGCCGGGTTCGGCTGCCTCCCGCGCCTGCGCGTCCCGTGGCGGTGGTGTTGGCGGAGGGGTTGGGGCGCACCGAGCAGGCCGCGCTGGCGCGGTTCCTCGCGGTGTCTCCGGAGGTGGCGCATGGCGTGGGGAGTTCGGGGGCGGAGTTGCTGCTGGGGCCGCCGGGGACGGACGCACGGGTGACGGTGGGGGCGGGTGGCAAGCCGCGCACGTTCCTGGGGCCGTTCTTCTCGGAGAAGGGGCATCCGCTGCTGGACGACGTGCAGTTGTCGGGCGTCCGGTGGACGGCCGGTGACAACCCGCCGGGCAAGCCGCTGGTGAGCGCGGGTGACGCGGTGCTGGTGTCCGAGGAAGAGGGCGGACGCATCCATCTCAACGTGGACCTGTCGCGCTCGAATGTGCAGCGGGTGTCCGCGTGGCCGGTGTTGTTGAGCAACGTGATTCGTCAGGCGCGCCGGGCGCGGGAGGGGTTTCCCCGGCAGCAGGTGTTGTTGGGCGAGCCGCTGCCGGTGGTGACGCTGGCGGGGGCGCGTTACACGCTCGTGGGGCCGGGGACGCGCAGGCCGGTGTTCGGCGCGGGAGAGGTGAGCCTTTCGGCGCCCTCCGAGCCTGGGACGTACGTGCTGGAGCGTGACGGCGATGCTGTGGGCGCGGCGCAGGTGTTGTCGCTGGATGCCCGCGAGTCGGACCTGCGAGGCCGTGGCAGCGTGGACCTTCCCGCGCGTGAGGCAGGGACAGACGACGCGCCGAGCGACGGTGCAGGCCGGGCACGGTGGCCCCTGGTCCTGCTGCTGGCCGCGCTGGTGGCGGACTTCTACCTGACGCGTCGGGAGCCAGCATCCACGGCTGCCGCGAACACAGGGGGACGGTGA
- a CDS encoding ABC transporter permease, whose product MSVPVDTAVSPPAPEPTASGGRSAAGAGSWTERWGDRLNPLVVKEVRQGLRTRVFWVCFGLMLLACLMVSLIAYVDTRESANARHGQGYFFAFFVCLGLAHFFVIPYSAYRSLAREREDETWVLLVLTGLGPRRILRGKVTSFLVQAALYASAVGPFLLFSYFLNGIALPTILIVLGLGGAWLVFVTVAGVCAATLADGRLGRAFVHFGVLAMLGLGLLQALGASYAMTELGDRMLRESEFLYLVGTALALMLLDGWLLFEAAASRLALPTEDYTRGPRRAVGIQVAIAMLLGLSVWWFEGRNHSVAELFGLLGGAHLIVVGMFVVSDVDGQARAQRAVSQPWSLLRPGALRGFRWMVLLLTAWGLFFWGLECLSANPPLRHLPLRMATLAMPAYGVLFLSLAVGLGRRVRQDRLATPVAVRVSFVASVALASALPPLAAVLTGFDGDDPIINLVNPLVGLVNFSSYDYSGGGPKMALELLYFVVGVALLAAFATDRMLAERERRAHAS is encoded by the coding sequence GTGAGCGTGCCCGTGGATACGGCGGTGAGTCCGCCTGCTCCGGAGCCCACGGCGTCGGGTGGACGCTCCGCCGCGGGGGCCGGCTCCTGGACGGAGCGGTGGGGCGACCGGCTCAACCCGCTGGTGGTGAAGGAGGTCCGCCAGGGACTGCGCACGCGCGTCTTCTGGGTGTGCTTCGGGTTGATGCTGCTGGCGTGCTTGATGGTGTCGTTGATTGCCTACGTGGACACGCGCGAATCCGCGAACGCGCGGCATGGCCAGGGGTACTTCTTCGCCTTCTTCGTGTGCCTGGGGCTCGCGCACTTCTTCGTCATTCCGTACAGCGCCTACCGCTCCCTGGCGAGGGAGCGCGAGGACGAGACGTGGGTGTTGCTGGTGCTGACGGGGCTGGGGCCACGTCGAATCCTGCGCGGGAAGGTGACCTCCTTCCTGGTCCAGGCGGCGCTGTACGCCTCCGCGGTGGGGCCCTTCCTCCTCTTCAGCTATTTCCTCAACGGCATCGCGCTGCCCACGATTCTCATCGTGCTGGGGCTGGGCGGCGCGTGGCTCGTGTTCGTCACGGTGGCCGGCGTGTGCGCGGCGACGCTGGCGGATGGGCGCCTGGGCCGGGCGTTCGTCCACTTCGGTGTGCTGGCGATGCTGGGCCTCGGGCTGCTGCAGGCCCTGGGCGCGTCCTATGCGATGACCGAGTTGGGGGACCGGATGCTGCGCGAGTCCGAGTTCCTCTACCTGGTGGGCACCGCGCTGGCGCTGATGCTCCTGGACGGATGGCTGCTTTTCGAGGCCGCGGCGTCACGGCTGGCGCTTCCCACGGAGGACTACACGCGGGGCCCTCGCCGCGCGGTGGGCATCCAGGTGGCGATCGCAATGCTCCTGGGCCTGTCCGTCTGGTGGTTCGAGGGGCGGAATCACTCGGTGGCGGAGCTCTTCGGCCTCCTGGGCGGAGCGCACCTCATCGTCGTGGGCATGTTCGTGGTGTCGGACGTGGACGGGCAGGCGCGGGCCCAGCGTGCCGTCTCCCAGCCCTGGTCCCTGCTCCGGCCCGGCGCGCTGCGAGGCTTCCGCTGGATGGTCCTCCTGCTCACCGCGTGGGGCTTGTTCTTCTGGGGGCTCGAGTGCCTGTCCGCGAACCCTCCGCTGCGGCACCTGCCCCTGCGGATGGCCACGCTGGCGATGCCGGCCTATGGGGTGCTCTTCCTGTCGCTGGCGGTGGGCCTGGGCCGCAGGGTTCGCCAGGACCGGCTGGCCACGCCCGTCGCGGTGCGCGTGTCGTTCGTGGCGTCGGTGGCGCTGGCTTCGGCGTTGCCTCCCCTGGCGGCCGTGTTGACGGGCTTCGATGGAGATGACCCCATCATCAACCTCGTCAACCCGCTGGTAGGGCTCGTGAACTTCTCGTCGTACGACTACAGCGGGGGCGGGCCGAAGATGGCCTTGGAGCTCTTGTACTTCGTCGTGGGCGTGGCGCTCCTGGCCGCGTTCGCCACGGACCGGATGCTCGCGGAGCGTGAGCGGCGGGCCCACGCGTCGTGA
- a CDS encoding DUF58 domain-containing protein, giving the protein MDVAAVARLVPGLALALPRVPHRGLVGEVRATSAGSALELHDFRAYQPGDDLRQVDWNAVARTGELVLRIRQDEVAPRVEVVLDGSRSMALSPRKAACAREVALLTAEVAARQGLAPTLLVAGARPERAQGPACRAVLEAAGFDAHDGLPESLGRLPPLRPCGVRVVVSDFLFEADLPGLCARLARGASALFLAQVLDAEDLDPSGGEGARLVDSESGAALEELLTEDVLAAYARRFAEHQRALRGAALRARGALLVAPAEDSLVTLVTGPLRPLFVAAGAS; this is encoded by the coding sequence ATGGACGTGGCCGCCGTCGCGCGGTTGGTGCCGGGCCTCGCCCTGGCGCTGCCGAGGGTCCCCCACCGGGGGCTCGTGGGCGAGGTGCGCGCCACGTCCGCGGGCAGCGCGTTGGAGCTGCACGACTTTCGCGCCTACCAGCCCGGGGATGACCTGCGGCAGGTGGATTGGAACGCGGTGGCGCGCACGGGTGAGTTGGTGCTTCGCATCCGCCAGGACGAGGTGGCTCCACGGGTCGAGGTGGTGCTGGATGGTTCGCGCTCCATGGCGCTGTCCCCGCGCAAGGCCGCGTGCGCCCGTGAGGTGGCGCTGCTGACCGCGGAGGTGGCGGCACGGCAGGGGTTGGCGCCCACGTTGCTGGTGGCCGGTGCGAGGCCCGAGCGGGCCCAGGGCCCGGCGTGCAGGGCCGTGCTGGAGGCCGCCGGCTTCGACGCGCACGATGGCCTGCCGGAGTCCCTGGGACGGTTGCCGCCGCTGCGGCCGTGTGGCGTGCGCGTGGTGGTGAGTGACTTTCTCTTCGAGGCGGACCTGCCCGGGCTGTGCGCGCGGCTGGCGCGAGGCGCCTCCGCGTTGTTCCTGGCGCAGGTGCTGGACGCGGAGGACCTGGACCCGTCGGGCGGCGAGGGGGCTCGGCTGGTGGATTCGGAGAGCGGCGCGGCGCTGGAGGAGTTGCTGACGGAGGACGTGCTGGCCGCGTATGCGCGCCGGTTCGCGGAGCACCAGCGGGCCCTGCGGGGCGCGGCGCTGCGGGCGCGGGGCGCGCTGCTCGTCGCGCCGGCCGAGGACTCCCTGGTCACGCTGGTGACGGGGCCCTTGCGGCCGCTGTTCGTCGCGGCGGGGGCCTCTTGA
- a CDS encoding AAA family ATPase: MAAELLSPAEAQGAAEVAARLKDGLNTVMLDQESVVEQVVVAVLARGHVLLEGLPGLGKTELCKALGRLLSLPFRRIQFTPDLLPGDITGTYVLEGEGRRDFVFREGPLFASLVLADEINRSSPKTQSALLEAMQERSVTVLGQTRRLPDPFFVLATQNPIELEGTYPLPEAQLDRFLFRIQVPPVGAKTLRTLLTTRVRGTPPDLTPVLDAEGLGQLFAAADRVHLPGPVADFIGRLVEATDPRQPSAPDAVRRFVRYGASPRAALALAASGRALALLHGRPNVGFDDVVSAAPAVLNHRLVLAYEASLEKVGATDVVRALLQAVPEVPRA, encoded by the coding sequence GTGGCAGCGGAGCTTCTCAGTCCCGCCGAGGCACAGGGAGCGGCGGAGGTGGCGGCACGGCTCAAGGATGGGCTGAACACCGTCATGCTGGACCAGGAGTCGGTCGTCGAGCAGGTCGTGGTGGCCGTGCTCGCGCGCGGACACGTGTTGCTGGAGGGCCTGCCGGGCCTGGGCAAGACGGAGCTGTGCAAGGCCCTGGGGCGGCTCTTGTCGCTGCCTTTCCGCCGCATCCAGTTCACCCCGGACCTGCTCCCCGGCGACATCACCGGCACCTACGTGTTGGAGGGCGAGGGCCGCCGAGACTTCGTGTTCCGCGAGGGGCCTCTCTTCGCCAGCCTCGTGCTCGCGGACGAAATCAACCGCTCCAGTCCGAAGACGCAGTCCGCGCTGCTGGAGGCGATGCAGGAGCGCAGCGTCACCGTGCTCGGACAGACGCGGCGGCTGCCGGACCCGTTCTTCGTGCTCGCCACGCAGAACCCCATCGAACTCGAAGGCACGTATCCCTTGCCGGAGGCGCAGCTCGACCGCTTCCTCTTCCGCATCCAGGTGCCGCCCGTGGGCGCGAAGACGCTGCGCACGCTGCTCACCACGCGCGTGCGCGGCACGCCGCCAGACCTGACGCCCGTGCTGGACGCGGAAGGGCTGGGGCAGCTCTTCGCCGCAGCGGACCGGGTGCACCTGCCCGGACCCGTGGCGGACTTCATCGGCCGGCTGGTGGAAGCCACCGACCCTCGCCAGCCCTCGGCGCCCGACGCCGTGCGCCGCTTCGTTCGGTATGGCGCCAGTCCTCGCGCGGCGCTCGCGCTCGCGGCCTCCGGGCGCGCCCTGGCCCTGCTGCATGGCCGGCCCAACGTGGGCTTCGACGACGTCGTGTCCGCCGCGCCCGCCGTCCTCAACCACCGGCTGGTGCTGGCCTACGAGGCCTCCTTGGAGAAGGTCGGCGCCACGGACGTGGTGCGCGCGCTGCTCCAGGCGGTCCCCGAGGTGCCGCGTGCGTAG
- a CDS encoding PQQ-dependent sugar dehydrogenase, which produces MNLLSRLFFSAVAMVFLVDCAHRAPSASPEPSVPAPALPPPDPSFDVKRYSHVIGWPEGTQPRAPEGFEVTRYADGFSNPRWTYVLPNGDVLVAEAASLFKNDEDREKALQTGKARSQNIGTSANRITLLRDADGDGRPEVREVFLEGLNQPLGMALLGDQLYVANTDGVWRFPYETGATVLRAQGQKVLDLPAGGYNNHWTRNLLANAEGSKLYVSVGSASNNAEYGLKEEERRANILEINPDGSGERIFASGLRNPVGMAWAPGTGALWTVVNERDNLGEDLVPDYLTHVVDGAFYGWPYAYFGANEDPRMAGQRPDLVRKTRVPDVELGSHTASLGLAFYEGQAFPSRYHGGAFIGQHGSWNRKVLSGYKVVFVPFKDGRPSGPQEDFLTGFIADEPSAQVHGRPVGITVLPDGSLLVADDSSNTLWRVAAKR; this is translated from the coding sequence ATGAACCTGCTCTCTCGACTCTTCTTCAGCGCGGTGGCCATGGTGTTCCTGGTGGACTGCGCGCACCGCGCGCCCTCGGCCTCGCCGGAGCCCTCCGTGCCCGCGCCGGCGCTGCCGCCTCCGGACCCCAGCTTCGATGTGAAGCGCTACAGCCACGTCATCGGCTGGCCGGAAGGCACGCAGCCCCGGGCGCCCGAAGGCTTCGAGGTGACGCGGTACGCGGACGGGTTCAGCAACCCTCGGTGGACGTACGTGCTGCCCAACGGGGACGTGCTGGTGGCGGAAGCCGCCTCCCTGTTCAAGAACGACGAGGACCGCGAGAAGGCCCTCCAGACGGGCAAGGCGCGCTCGCAGAACATCGGCACCAGCGCCAACCGCATCACCTTGCTCCGCGACGCGGACGGCGACGGCCGCCCCGAGGTGCGCGAGGTCTTCCTGGAGGGGCTGAACCAGCCGCTGGGCATGGCGCTCCTGGGCGACCAGCTCTACGTGGCGAACACGGATGGCGTCTGGCGCTTCCCCTACGAGACGGGCGCGACGGTGCTGCGCGCGCAGGGGCAGAAGGTGCTCGACCTGCCCGCGGGGGGCTACAACAACCACTGGACGCGCAACCTGCTGGCGAACGCGGAGGGCTCGAAGCTCTACGTGTCCGTGGGCTCGGCGAGCAACAACGCCGAATACGGCCTGAAGGAAGAGGAGCGGCGCGCGAACATCCTCGAAATCAACCCGGACGGCAGCGGCGAGCGCATCTTCGCCAGCGGCCTGCGCAACCCGGTGGGCATGGCCTGGGCGCCGGGCACGGGCGCGCTGTGGACGGTGGTCAACGAGCGCGACAACCTGGGCGAGGACCTGGTGCCGGACTACCTCACGCACGTGGTGGACGGCGCCTTCTATGGCTGGCCCTACGCCTACTTCGGGGCGAATGAGGACCCGCGCATGGCCGGTCAGCGGCCGGACCTGGTGCGCAAGACGCGCGTGCCGGACGTGGAGCTGGGCTCGCACACGGCCTCGCTCGGGCTTGCGTTCTACGAAGGCCAGGCGTTCCCGAGCCGGTACCACGGCGGTGCCTTCATCGGGCAGCACGGCTCGTGGAACCGGAAGGTGCTGTCTGGCTACAAGGTCGTCTTCGTGCCGTTCAAGGACGGGCGGCCCAGCGGCCCGCAGGAGGACTTCCTCACGGGCTTCATCGCCGATGAGCCCTCCGCGCAGGTCCATGGCCGGCCGGTGGGCATCACCGTCCTGCCGGATGGCTCGCTGCTCGTCGCCGACGACTCCAGCAACACGCTGTGGCGCGTGGCCGCGAAGCGCTGA
- a CDS encoding ABC transporter ATP-binding protein — MSLLEVKGLRRDYGPLRAVDDVSFSLEAGSILGFIGPNGAGKSTTLRILATLDVPTSGEVLLDGHSLVDTPDRARPLIGYMPDRYGTYDDVTVFEFLDFFARAYGLKGAARRQRVESVMGFTGLTPLASRLTTALSKGMRQRVALGRTLLHDPRLLLLDEPADGLDPRARIELRELLRALADQGKAVIISSHILTELAEICDTCAIIEQGRLLATGKVEDLLQQQEAGAVVTPELTVRLAPGEAGEAVWARAERLLLEQPRVTRVAREGESLRVRLELEAGTGPAQADAAAAVLLAALVSAGIPVCAFSARERNLEDAFMTVTKGRVA, encoded by the coding sequence ATGAGTCTGCTGGAGGTGAAGGGCCTGCGGCGCGATTACGGGCCGCTGCGCGCGGTGGATGATGTGTCGTTCTCCCTGGAGGCGGGCAGCATCCTGGGCTTCATCGGCCCCAACGGCGCGGGCAAGAGCACCACGCTGCGCATCCTCGCCACGCTGGACGTGCCCACGTCGGGCGAGGTGCTGCTGGACGGGCACTCGCTCGTGGACACGCCGGACCGGGCGCGTCCGCTCATCGGCTACATGCCGGACCGGTACGGCACCTATGACGACGTCACCGTCTTCGAGTTCCTGGACTTCTTCGCGCGCGCCTATGGCTTGAAGGGCGCCGCGCGCCGGCAGCGCGTGGAGTCGGTGATGGGCTTCACCGGGCTCACGCCGCTGGCGAGCCGGCTCACCACCGCGCTGTCCAAGGGCATGCGGCAGCGCGTGGCGCTGGGGCGCACGCTGCTGCACGACCCGCGCTTGTTGCTGCTGGATGAGCCGGCGGACGGCCTGGACCCGCGCGCGCGCATCGAGCTGCGGGAGTTGCTGCGCGCGCTCGCGGACCAGGGCAAGGCGGTCATCATCTCCAGCCACATCCTCACGGAGTTGGCGGAGATCTGCGACACCTGCGCCATCATCGAGCAGGGCCGCCTGCTGGCCACCGGGAAGGTGGAGGACCTGCTCCAGCAGCAGGAGGCGGGCGCGGTGGTGACGCCCGAGCTGACGGTGCGGCTGGCCCCGGGCGAGGCGGGAGAAGCCGTGTGGGCGCGCGCCGAGCGCCTGCTCCTGGAGCAGCCGCGGGTGACGCGGGTGGCGAGGGAAGGCGAGTCGCTGCGTGTGCGGCTGGAGCTGGAGGCGGGCACGGGCCCCGCGCAGGCGGACGCGGCGGCGGCGGTGCTGCTGGCGGCGCTGGTGAGCGCGGGGATTCCCGTGTGTGCCTTCAGCGCGCGGGAGCGGAACCTCGAGGATGCCTTCATGACGGTGACGAAGGGGAGGGTGGCGTGA